In Kiloniellales bacterium, the following are encoded in one genomic region:
- a CDS encoding TRAP transporter small permease subunit, translated as MKTLLKAADFLDWGPRNLGKLAGWLILPLIGIIMFDVITRKVDFLRIGMSELSWYWLIEPIKLQDMEWHLHGVLLLMTFGFGYLLNAHVRVDIFREQLSRRGQAWIELGGLLLLAVPYLALVLYFAFIFVKISWLQGEGSESLTGIPMRYIVKSFTVVGFLLVLSAVLATALRLTVFLFGTPQDKADAESDLHIFAHEDEEALEEEARKLIEEEQAGRGG; from the coding sequence ATGAAGACCCTCTTGAAGGCGGCGGATTTCCTGGACTGGGGGCCGCGCAATCTGGGCAAGCTGGCCGGCTGGCTCATCCTGCCGCTGATCGGCATCATCATGTTCGACGTGATCACGCGGAAGGTCGACTTCCTGCGGATCGGCATGTCGGAGCTGTCCTGGTACTGGCTGATCGAGCCTATCAAGCTGCAGGACATGGAGTGGCATCTGCACGGTGTGCTGCTGCTCATGACCTTCGGCTTCGGCTACCTGCTGAACGCCCACGTGCGCGTCGACATCTTCCGCGAGCAGCTGTCCCGCCGGGGACAGGCCTGGATCGAGCTGGGCGGCCTGCTGTTGCTGGCCGTACCCTATCTGGCCCTGGTGCTCTACTTCGCCTTCATCTTCGTCAAGATCTCCTGGCTCCAGGGCGAAGGCTCCGAATCCCTTACCGGGATTCCCATGCGCTATATCGTCAAGTCGTTCACTGTGGTTGGCTTCCTGCTTGTCTTGAGCGCCGTGCTCGCCACGGCCTTGCGCCTCACGGTCTTCCTCTTCGGGACGCCGCAGGACAAAGCGGACGCCGAGTCCGACCTGCATATCTTCGCCCACGAGGACGAGGAGGCCCTGGAGGAAGAGGCCAGGAAGCTGATCGAAGAAGAACAAGCCGGCCGAGGGGGGTAG